The Terriglobales bacterium genomic interval GCGTTCTTCACGGCGTACGGCGCGCTGCGGCCGGGGCTGAAGGTGGTGCACAACGACGTGCAGGTGTGCGGCACGTCGTATGACCCGGTGACGGACACCTGCGCGCTGGGAAACTCGGTCCCGTTCGACACGGTGGCGTTCACGGTGCCGTCCAACGCGGGCGGTGGCGATCCGCAGAACCAGTACCAGACGGTGGCGCGGGTCGACTTCAACATCACGGACAAGACGACGATGTACGGCCGTTACGCGCTGCAGAGCCTGAGCCTGTTCCCGGGCAGCGTGTCGAACAGCCCGTACGGCGGGTTCGACACGGGCGAGAGCATCTTCAACAACAACGTGCTGGTGAACCTGACGCACATCTGGAACCCCGACCTGGTCAGCCAGTCGAAGTTCATCTTCAACCGGCTGAACGACGTGCAGCCGATCAACGCGGCGCCGACCCCGACGTTGTTCATGCGGGACCGGACGACGCGCATCGGCGGCAACCGCGTGGCACTCCCCGGCTACCTGCCGTTCTCGCCGGGCAGCGGCATCCCGTTCGGCGGCCCGCAGAACCTGTACCAGTTCTACCAGGACGTGAGCTGGAACAAGGGCACGCACCAGTTCCGGTTCGGCGGGCAGTACATCCACACGCGTGACAACCGGATGTTCGGCGCGTACGAAGAGTCGTCGCAGTACTTGTCGCTGACGGGCGAGCCGTCGGGCATGTACATCGACCGGCTGATCGCGGGCGAACTGGTGCGGTTCGAAGGCGCCGTGGATCCGCAGGGCCACTATCCCTGCCCGACGGACCCGTTCGGAGCAGTGATCTCGTCGCCGGCGTGCCAAGTCGTATTGCCGGTGTCGTCGCCACGCTTCGACCGCGCGAATCGCTACCACGATTTCGCGGCGTACGCGCAGGACACGTGGAAGATCCACCCGCGCCTGTCGCTGAACCTGGGCATGCGGTGGGAGTACTACGGTGTGCAACACAGCAACGACCCGAGCCTGGACTCGAACTTCTACCTCGGCGCCGGCAGCACGTATCCGGCGATGGTGCGGAACGGACAGGTATTCCCGATCACCGATCCGGGCAACCCGGTCGGCGAGCTGTGGGAACCCGACTGGAACAACTTCGCTCCGCGCTTCGGCTTTGCCTGGGACATCTTCGGAGACGGCAGGACCTCGCTCCGGGGCGGTTACGGCATGGCGTACGAGCGGAACTTCGGGAACGTGACGTTCAACGTGATCCAGAACCCGCCGAACTATGCGGTGATGTCGCTGACCAGCGGAGTGGATGCGGTGTGCATCCCGACCTGCATGATCAGCGTGAACAACTTCGGCCCGCTGGGCGCGCCGCTGGGCGTGGCCGACCTGCCGAAGACCAGCCTGCGGGCACCGAAGCAGGACCTGAACACGGCGTACTCGCACTTCTGGAGTCTCGCCATCGAGCGGGAACTGGCGAAGAACACGGTGCTGGCAGTGGAATACACCGGCTCGAAGGGCGTGCACCTGTACTCGATCGAGAACCCGAACAAGATCGGCGCGGGCGTCATCTACCTGGGTGACAACCCGGCCGACCAGTTCATCCCGTCGGCGAGCTGCTACGGGGTGGGCAACTGCCCGACGCGCCGGTTGAACGACCAGTACAGCGGGTTCAATCGCCGTGGCGACGCGGGCTTCTCGCAGTACCACGGGCTCAACGTGCGGCTGCAGACGACGAACCTGTTCAACTCGGGGTGGACGTTCACTTCGAACTACACGTGGTCGCATGCCATCGACAACCTGAGCTCGACGTTCAGCGAGTCGGCCAACAACTTCAACCTGGGGTTCGTGGACGTATTCAACCCGGCGCTGGACAAAGGGCATGCCGATTTCGACATCCGGCATCGCTGGGTGTTCAGCGGCGTGTGGGACGTGCCGTGGTTCAAGAACAGCGACACGTGGTGGGGCAAGTACGTGCTGAGCGGCTGGACGGTCTCGCCCGTGATCTCGGTACAGACGGGCACGCCGTTCACGCTGTGGGACTGCACGTGGGGCTTCCAGCTGTGTCCGCGGTACATGCCGCTGTCGGCGGTCGACGCCGCGGCGCATGACACGAACACGCTGACGGACGCGACCGCGGACCAGAACTCCTTCAGCTACATCACCATCGATCCGGCGAACACGCTCAACTACTTCAACCCCGTGATGGGGACGGCGGACTTCGGTGACTGCGGTGTAGGCGAAGGCGCGGTGCGCACCTGCCTGTATCCCGGGCAGATGACGCAGCGCAACGCATTCCGCGGCCCTGGACTGTGGAACACCGACCTCGCGATCGCGAAGAACTTCAAGATCGGCGAGCGGTTCAACCTGCAGTTCCGCGCTGACGCGTTCAACCTGTTCAACCACTCCAACCTGTACGTCATCGGGTCGACCGCCGACGTGTGCAACCAGCTGTGCTTCGGCGATCCCGCTTCGGTCACCGCGAAACGCGGGGGCTTCGGCGACGAGTTCGATGAGCGCAGGTACCTCAGCCTCGGGCTGAAGCTGACCTTCTAGCTTCGGAACGAAGACGCTTCGGGGGAGCCGCGAGGCTCCCCCGAACTTTTTGCTACTGCTTCCCTTTTGGCTTCGTGTTCGGCTTGGGCGTCGCGGGCGGCTTGGTGGTGCCGGGCGGGACGCTGACGTCCTGGCCGGTGACGTCGCGGAACTGCGCGACGTCCTTCCCCAGGATGTACTTGTCCATCCAGCCGACGATGGCTTGCAGGCGCTCGACGCGGTGCCAGGGCTGTCCGGAGCGCGAGAGCTCGTGCGACTCGTTGGGGAAGCGGACCATCGCGGTGGGGCGCTTGAGGTACTTGAGCGCGCGGAACAGGACCTCGCCGCCGGCGGTGGGCGGCGTGCGCCAGTCCACTTCGCCGAGGATGAAGGCGATGGGGGTGTGGATGTTGGTGACGTGGGTGATGGCGGAGCGGTTGGCGTAGTCCTGCGGATCGAGGAAGGGCGGCTGGCGGAACCACGCGGGCTGGAAGAGAGTGAAGTCGGCGGTGTACCACCAGTTGGACCAGTCGGCGATGTCGCGCTGCGAGACCGCGGCCTTGAAGCGGTTGGTGTGGGTGACGGTCCAGTTGGTGAGCACGCCGCCGCCGGAGCCACCGGTCACGCCGAGTTTCTCGGGGTCGGCCCAGCCGCGCTTGATGACTTCGTCGACGCCGGCCATCAGGTCCTTGTAGTCGTCGCCGGGATACTTGTACTGGATGATGTTGCCGAAATCCTGCCCGTAGGAGGTGGAGCCGCGCGGGTTGGGATAGAGGACGAGGTAGCCCTTGGCGGCCATCCACTGGAATTCGTGGTCGAAGACCCAGCCGTAGGCGGCGTGCGGCCCGCCGTGGATGTTGAGGATGAGGGGATACTTCTTGCCGGGGTC includes:
- a CDS encoding TonB-dependent receptor, whose product is MTFLLVVSGLAFGQAETGQVAGTVTDPQGAVVTNATVTVKNLNTAAVRSATTNENGLYTFTMLPPAPYEVTVEAQGFQALKKQVAVTVGSRNTLDLTLRVAGGEAIVEVVSATGGTQVEVTTQELSQVIGRQQIAELPTFNRNPYTLIGTAGNVTSDAQGSTIRGAGYSINGQRAASTDILLDGGENVDLFTASIGQLVPLDAVSEFRVITSNFSAEYGRASGGVVNVATRQGTNNFHGGVFWTYRGAGLTSNTYDNNAIMSVDHQGFVADPIGHPTCANFGDADCAGYKPNYVRNQFGYSVGGPIWKDKLFFFNSTEWIRVRSSAVQQVVVPDPTFITSGAVAPETAAFFTAYGALRPGLKVVHNDVQVCGTSYDPVTDTCALGNSVPFDTVAFTVPSNAGGGDPQNQYQTVARVDFNITDKTTMYGRYALQSLSLFPGSVSNSPYGGFDTGESIFNNNVLVNLTHIWNPDLVSQSKFIFNRLNDVQPINAAPTPTLFMRDRTTRIGGNRVALPGYLPFSPGSGIPFGGPQNLYQFYQDVSWNKGTHQFRFGGQYIHTRDNRMFGAYEESSQYLSLTGEPSGMYIDRLIAGELVRFEGAVDPQGHYPCPTDPFGAVISSPACQVVLPVSSPRFDRANRYHDFAAYAQDTWKIHPRLSLNLGMRWEYYGVQHSNDPSLDSNFYLGAGSTYPAMVRNGQVFPITDPGNPVGELWEPDWNNFAPRFGFAWDIFGDGRTSLRGGYGMAYERNFGNVTFNVIQNPPNYAVMSLTSGVDAVCIPTCMISVNNFGPLGAPLGVADLPKTSLRAPKQDLNTAYSHFWSLAIERELAKNTVLAVEYTGSKGVHLYSIENPNKIGAGVIYLGDNPADQFIPSASCYGVGNCPTRRLNDQYSGFNRRGDAGFSQYHGLNVRLQTTNLFNSGWTFTSNYTWSHAIDNLSSTFSESANNFNLGFVDVFNPALDKGHADFDIRHRWVFSGVWDVPWFKNSDTWWGKYVLSGWTVSPVISVQTGTPFTLWDCTWGFQLCPRYMPLSAVDAAAHDTNTLTDATADQNSFSYITIDPANTLNYFNPVMGTADFGDCGVGEGAVRTCLYPGQMTQRNAFRGPGLWNTDLAIAKNFKIGERFNLQFRADAFNLFNHSNLYVIGSTADVCNQLCFGDPASVTAKRGGFGDEFDERRYLSLGLKLTF